In Colias croceus chromosome 8, ilColCroc2.1, a genomic segment contains:
- the LOC123693819 gene encoding palmitoyltransferase ZDHHC23-A, translated as MVEDILLPNGSSKTAAKRMDRDNILPFVILPLLLIIATISFTVTVIVMIFIGMGALYVQSRPRQKNRSPFFYSWTLSSGICLFLVFELGILTLLEITLLENFLFLVLLTSTCYFFYKMKSIADYELYTGKGKEYSPVLTSDSYYCQICQLEVNERYFHSIWWDCCVFRPNYIYFLCGQAFAFATLLMGTNLGLTTICQPSTLYGSILVPQDCNDVYFEFYLALCFVSCIYGIGYILIIALVLLRQLFIYLPKYTEPQWKRLFNVLTV; from the exons ATGGTTGAAGACATATTATTGCCAAATGGATCCAGCAAAACTGCGGCCAAAAGAATGGACagagataatattttacctTTCGTTATATTAccacttttattaattattgctaCTATATCGTTCACAGTGACAGTAATTGTTATGATATTTATCGGAATGGGTGCATTATATGTTCAATCTCGTCCACGACAGAAAAACAG GtctccatttttttattcttggACTTTATCATCCGGAATATGCTTATTTCTAGTATTTGAGCTTGGAATTCTAACATTACTAGAAATTACTCTTCtagaaaactttttatttttagttcttCTAACTAGCACAtgttactttttttataaaatgaaatccATAGCTGATTATGAGTTGTATACTGGAAAAGGAAAAGAGTATAg TCCTGTTTTAACATCGGACTCATATTACTGCCAGATATGTCAGTTAGAAGTAAATGAAAGATATTTCCATTCAATTTG GTGGGATTGTTGTGTTTTCAgaccaaattatatttacttcTTGTGTGGCCAAGCTTTTGCGTTTGCTACCTTGCTCATGGGAACAAACTTGGGCCTAACTACCATTTGTCAGCCATCAACACTATATGGCTCAATACTAGTACCTCAAGACTGCAATGATGTCTATTTTGAATTTTA CCTAGCATTATGCTTTGTATCCTGCATTTATGGTATTGGATACATCTTAATAATTGCACTGGTGTTATTACGACAATTATTCATTTATCTTCCAAAATATACTG AACCACAGTGGAAACGATTATTTAACGTGTTaacagtataa
- the LOC123693802 gene encoding LOW QUALITY PROTEIN: coiled-coil domain-containing protein 191 (The sequence of the model RefSeq protein was modified relative to this genomic sequence to represent the inferred CDS: deleted 1 base in 1 codon) — translation MMTITSNYSEPNNDKHFHENDNYQDLKENTELPNSYNIQEIIDDNLSDKNSISDILKIKPLSENREMILCKKYLRKWKSYVKIKTENMINRQRKQTLNMFLDKISKAKRTVNDTAEPTHKAKVHVRDYNSYQHRYKVQRNIIALQKAKLEQQNKLIEELKYNKIIEASRHSLDTMKEEVRKTYYEIDKHLKPKIKLLTNELNIKEIEEPSLVLQCLKVPQFLQRMEARARKREEKHAIIRERRKQMEEEKIRLKQQAELEKVEMDKEEKLKRMKELKQKRKKEKIENIRKKQHAERLRALTVMADLHYEKSLMLKYGLRPFQLLIQIKQENIEKARAHYKFQLLKNVFLNWMFYTEDMWFERNYKAEEFYRKTILKRTFNALKEHHYEYILKKQVAEDYYDLYVTQITFRRFREYVKIMKEEFTMKWTKAVNYHNCNLLFKTFTCWRTLPALNVLQREQEARKLKWRQKVLQVVPDYKPPDD, via the exons ATGATGACTATTACTTCAAATTACAGTGAACCAAATAATGACAAACATTTTCACGAAAATGATAATTACCaagatttaaaagaaaatacagAACTTCCTAACAGTTACAACATACAAGAGATCATTGACGATAACCTCTCAGATAAAAACTCAATTagtgatatattaaaaataaaaccactgAGTGAAAATCGTGAGatgattttatgtaaaaaatatttacgaaAATGGAAATCCTACGTTAAGattaaaacagaaaatatgaTTAACCGTCAGAGAAAACAAACTCTAAATATGTTTCTTGACAAAATTAGTAAAGCAAAAAGAACTGTGAATGATACGGCAGAGCCTACACATAAAGCAAAAGTTCACGTACGAGATTATAATAGTTATCAACACAG ataCAAGGttcaaagaaatataattgcatTACAAAAGGCTAAACTAGagcaacaaaataaattgatagaAGAGCTCaagtataacaaaataatcgAAGCTTCCCGACATTCTTTAGACACCATGAAAGAAGAAGTTAGAAAAACTTATTACGAAATCGACAAACATTTAAAACCCAAAATCAAATTGCTAACCAATGAGcttaatattaaagaaatcgaAG AGCCGTCATTAGTATTACAATGTCTAAAAGTGCCTCAATTTTTACAAAGGATGGAAGCTAGAGCCCGTAAACGAGAAGAAAAGCATGCCATAATAAGGGAGAGAAGGAAACAAATggaagaagaaaaaataagaCTTAAACAGcag GCAGAATTAGAGAAGGTTGAAATGGATAAAGAAGAAAAACTGAAAAGAATGAAGGAATTGAaacaaaaacgtaaaaaagaaaagatagaaaatataagaaaaaagcAACACGCAGAACGATTAAGAGCTTTGACTGTAATGGCTGACTTACATTatgaaaaaagtttaatgTTGAAATATGGACTTCGGCCATTTCAActgttaattcaaattaagcaagaaaatattgaaaaagcGCGTGCACATTATAAGTTCCAgttattgaaaaatgtt tttttgaaTTGGATGTTTTATACAGAAGATATGTGGTTTGAGAGAAATTACAAAGCCGAagaattttatagaaaaacaattttaaaacgaACTTTTAATGCTTTAAAAGAG catCATTATGAATACATCTTAAAAAAGCAAGTTGCTGAGGACTATTATGATCTATACGTAACGCAGATAACGTTTAGGAGGTTCCGTGAATACGTCAAAATCATGAAAGAAGAGTTTACAATGAAATGGACAAAGGCGGTGAATTATCATAATtg TAACCTTCTATTCAAGACGTTCACATGCTGGCGGACATTGCCGGCGCTAAATGTTTTACAGCGTGAACAGGAAGCGAGGAAATTGAAATGGCGACAGAAAGTGTTACAAGTAGTACCTGATTACAAACCACCGGACgattaa